In Novipirellula artificiosorum, one DNA window encodes the following:
- a CDS encoding YdbT family protein has translation MCYDAESQINPELSSNEQLLWHGRPPLGLRLRATDAFLIPFSLMWGGFAVFWEASVVMGGAPFFFMLWGIPFVLVGLYLIVGRFFVDARQRSKTYYGVTDERAIIISGLFRRSVKSLNIDTLTDVALTEKTDGSGTITLGPTPPWHNWMGGSNWPGSHQHAVPSFEMIDNARQVYEIIRESQRDAKGRT, from the coding sequence ATGTGTTACGACGCTGAATCGCAGATCAACCCTGAGCTCAGTAGCAACGAACAGCTACTTTGGCACGGACGCCCTCCGCTCGGCCTCCGACTTCGCGCAACTGACGCGTTCCTGATACCATTCAGCCTGATGTGGGGTGGCTTCGCAGTTTTCTGGGAAGCGTCTGTGGTGATGGGCGGCGCTCCCTTCTTCTTCATGCTGTGGGGTATTCCCTTTGTTCTTGTAGGCCTCTATCTAATTGTTGGTCGCTTCTTCGTTGACGCACGGCAACGATCCAAGACTTACTACGGCGTCACAGATGAAAGGGCCATCATTATTTCCGGCCTGTTTCGTCGATCGGTGAAATCACTCAATATCGATACCCTTACTGACGTGGCACTGACCGAGAAAACCGATGGCTCGGGCACGATTACTTTGGGCCCTACACCACCATGGCACAACTGGATGGGCGGTTCAAATTGGCCCGGATCACATCAGCACGCCGTTCCGTCATTTGAAATGATCGACAACGCTCGACAAGTGTATGAAATAATTCGAGAATCACAGCGTGACGCGAAAGGTCGCAC